The genomic DNA AACAGCGGCGGCTGGGCAGCATAGAGATGTCCACCCTCAATAATCGGGTACATATGGCGGAAAAATAGCGTCATTAGCAGTGTTCGAATGTGGCTTCCATCGACGTCGGCGTCTGTCATGATGATTATACGATCGTAGCGAAGACCGCTAACGTCAAACTGTTCACCAATCCCTACGCCAAGTGCCTTTATAAGATTAGTAATCTCGTTGTTAGCTAGCATTTTGTCGAGCCTAGCTCGCTCGACGTTCAGTACCTTACCGCGCAGCGGCAAAATCGCCTGAAACTCACTGTTGCGCCCGTCTTTAGCCGAACCACCGGCCGAGTTACCCTCGACTATAAACAACTCTGCTCGTGATCGATCTTTAGTAGCACAGTCGCTTAGCTTACCGGGTAAACCAGCACCTTCTAGAGCACCCTTGCGGATAATATTGTCGCGGGCCGCCCTTGCCGCTTTACGAGCCCTCGCAGCAAGTAAGCTTTTGCCAACAATCTTCTTAGCAATCGCTGGATGTTCTTCTAGGTAGTAGCCAAACCATTCGGTCATCACCTGCTCAACCTGACCACGAGTTTCCGGGTTGCCCAGCTTGTTCTTAGTTTGTCCCTCGAACTGCGGATCTGGCAGCTTCACTAGTATCACAGCAGTCAAACCTTCACGCGTATCTTCACCAGAGAGGTTTTCTTCCTTCTCCTTAAGTAGGCCGCTCTTTCGAGCATAGTCGTTGATGACTTTAGTTAACGCCGCTCTAAAGCCTGTCAGATGAGTTCCACCGTCCGGGTTATAAACATTGTTAGCAAACGCCTTTACCGTCTCCGTAAAGCTCTCCGTGTACTGTATGGCAATCTCAACCATAGCATTGCCAGCTTCACGCTCCACATAAAAAGCCTCCGGGTCAACTGGTTCCTTACCCTCGTTTAGATGCTTAACGTAGCTCTGAATTCCACCTTCAAAATAGAAACTGTACCTATCGCCAGTTCGCTCGTCTTCGATTGCCGTCTTGATGCCCTTGGTCAGATAAGCCGCATGTCGCAACCTATCCAAAACTGTTTGGTAGTCAATTACTACTGTCTCAAAAATCGTCTCATCAGGATAAAAAGTTATTTGCGTTCCAGTAGCATGATCGCTCTTACCAAGATCTTTTAGCGGCGTCATTGGCACACCGCGCTCATATTCCTGCCTGAACTCTTTGCCGCCTCGCCATACTCGCACGATCAGCTTAGAACTTAAGGCATTTACCACGCTTGAGCCAACACCGTGCAAACCTCCAGAAACCTTATAACCGCCGCCGCCAAACTTACCGCCAGCGTGTAGTACCGTCAGAATCGTCTCCACTGTACTCTTCTTGGTCTTAGGGTGAATATCCGTCGGCATACCTCGTCCGTTGTCGGTTACTGTCACACCCCCGTCAGCCTGCAGAACCACAGAAACATCATCAGCATAACCAGCCAAGGCCTCATCTATAGAGTTGTCGACTATCTCCCATACCAAATGGTGCAACCCCTCTACACCGGTTCCACCGATATACATACCTGGTCGCTTGCGAACAGGCTCTAGCCCCTCTAGCACTTGAATCGAACTGGCATCGTAACTTTGATCTGTCTTGTTTTGTTTTGGCATAAATAATTTGCTCCGCGTTTTCTAGCCCACCGCTAAAACTACACTTACCCTCTCTTTAGTTAATCTAATTATAGGATACAACCCTCAAGCTGGCAATAGACGAGAGACTTTAAGTGCGTACGACTATAGTCGGTATCAAGTATTGTGTATCATGTATGAATTAGACCTTAGACCCTAGACCCTAGACCCTAGACCCTAGACCCTAATCACTCTAACCTCTAACCTATAACCTAATCTTGACTCTTGACTCTTGTCTCTCGGCTCTACCGAAATAGTACGAGGTGCGAGGTAGTTAGTAAGTATCTAGTATTATGTATAAAGTATGAATTTCCCCTCAGTAAACAGTCATCGGTATTTCTCTATCAACCATAAACTATCAACTATAAACTTGCTCCTAGACCCTAGACCCTAGACCCTAATCACTCTAACCTCTAACCTATAACCTCCCCCTAACCCCGCCCCCTACTTATCCACAGTCAAGAACCCCATATAGCTATTGATTGAACACATAATTTAGTGATTTAATACCATTAGCGCTATATTAAAAAATTAAAAACAAAACATATATGTTCAAAAAACTAGTTACAAATCTCCCATTTAACCCTAGCCTATTCGGGCAAGTGGCCTTTTACGCCGGCCGCATGAAAAAAGAAGCCAGTGTGCGAAGGCTAGGCTTTCTGTTTATCGCTCTAGCGATGTTTATTCAACTCTTCGCTGTTATGTCGCCGCCAGAGAAATCTCTAGCTTATTCCGACGACTATATTATTAATGGTCTCACTACTCGCGATACCATCTTAAAAGAATGGGACCGCGCCGGCAGCGATGTCAGCAAGATCTACGGCAAATTCGGTGTTACACGTGCCGACATTGCCAAGCTGCCGCAGTACACCAACACGACAATTCGCAGTAATGATGGTACAGACTACTGGACGATTGGTCGTAATTCGCTTTCTGGCTATAGCAACGTTGCCAAACAATACAAAAATACAGAGGTCACGATTAACGCCGGCGGTAGTACTGTCTACATGCGCCAACTCCGCGCCTGGGACATCCGCAACCCCTACAACACCTACGCAGCGTGGCGTGGCGTCAAGGCTAGCGACGGTTCTACATTCTGGATACTCAAAGATTGCGGTAATTATACACAAGGCAAGCCGACTGCCAAGCCAACCCCTAAAATAGAGATCAAAAAGAGTATAAAAGGTGCACCCGCTTCACTCAAACCCGGCGAAACAATGACTTTCCGCTTCGAGTGGCGCAACCCCGTGCCGGACTCGTTAGCCGAGAATGTCCAGCTTCGAGACGAGCTAGACCTCAAAAACTTTGATGTTCTCAGCCCAACTGGTCTGGATATCAACAAATCCAGCGGCTTACTAACATACAAGATTGGCAACGTCCCATTCTCCGCCAACTATCATGTTTTAGAAATCACCGCTAGACTCAAAAATCCTTTAGCTAACGGCGTGAAGATCTGTAATGTTGCTCGAGCCACAGGTACCGGCATAGACGTCTGGAGCAACACTGTTTGTACAAGCGTCCTCAACCCTTGTGTATTTAATCCCAGTCTCCCCAGCAATTCACCGGAGTGTATTACGCCAGAGCTAGTTTGCAAGCTAACCACTGGCGTCATCAAGAAAGGCACACGTGACGTTTCGCTTACTACAGTTGCCACATCCAGCAATCAAGCACTGACTAAAATCGTTAACTACTCTTACGACTTTGGCGACGGCAGCAAGAAGCAGACTGTTGCATCAAATGCCTATTCCAACACCGTCAACCACACCTACGGAACTGGCGACTTTACGGCCACGGTGACGGTTAATTACACCATTACTGAAGGCGCAAAAACTACAGCCAAATCCTCTAACTGTAGTTCTCCGATTGACTTCGAGGCCGAAAAACCAGTTGGCCAAACCAAGACCGTCAAAAACGTTACCCAGAACCTAGAAGGTCAAAAAGCTCTAGAAAGCAAAGTAAACGCTGGTGACGTCCTCGATTACACCCTAACCACAATCAACTCCAGTGCTTACAACAAAACCGATTACATTGTTTCTGATTACATTGGTGACATCCTGGACTACGCCGATCTAGACCAAGAAGTAATGGCCAAAGAGAAAGCCGTTTACAACAAAGATAACAAGACCATACAATGGCCAAAGGAAGTTTTAGCAGCTCATAGTGAAGTTGTTCATAGCTTCCGAGTCAAAATAAAGAACCCGATTCCGGCCACCAACTCGCCTTCGGCGCTAACTACGAGTTTTGACTGTAAAATCAGTAACAAATACGGTAACGAACTGACTATGAACGTCTCTTGCCCGCTCGTTAAGTCTTTAGAGACACTACCAAATACAGGCCCAGGCGCCAGTCTGATCGCCGGCTTCACCATTATGAGTGTCGTCGGCTACTTCTTTGCCCGCAGCCGCCTACTAGCCAAAGAGTTAGATATTATTAAGCACGACCATGTCGCCATGGGTTACTAAGAAAGGAGAAACCATGTCAGAAAAATTTGTAAGCCACGAACGCCGTGAAATCCACCCTTCTCCCGAACGCCATGAATCGGCAGACAAGAAGTTTGAGAGCTCCCACAATAAGCATGAGGTGAGCCACCAAAAACAACATGAGATGGCCGACACAGCCAAACACGAAGCTCTTCGTGGACAAGAAACACTCAGCAAAATAGCTGAGAAAAAAGCTAACCAGCCTAGCCACGACGTCGCTAGCCGGCAAGTCAAGAAGCTCACATACCAACGGACACTCAAGCGTACCCAAAACCGTTTGCGCTTGCCAGACCGCACCCTCAGCCGTATTATTCACCAGCCAGCAATCGAAAAGGTAAGCGAAATCGCCGCCAAAACCATCGCCCGCCCGTCGGGCATTCTCGGCGGTAGCATACTGGCTTTCGTTGGCACACTCACCGTACTCATGCTAACCAAAAAGTACGGCTATGAATTCAACTATCTCGTCTTCTTCATGATGTTCGTCGGTGGCTTCGCCATCGGCGCCCTTGCCGAAATCACCGCCAAAACTTTCTCTAAAAAAGCCGACTAGTTTCTTCAAATTACATCTCGGCGCTCGGCCCCCTTGGGGCCTAGCTTTACCGCCCTACTTTCTTGTGCTGACAAGAAAGTAGGCAAAGAAGCAGCCCCTGGCTTCAGGCTCTTTATTGTCTCGTAGTCAAAAACGACAATGCTCTGACAACTCAGAAGATTAGTGAATTACACTAATCTTCTTCAAACACGTCACTCACTCTAATTGTCGTTTTGACACTCGTCAATCAGGAGCCTGAAGAAGGGGGTTAGCTTCTAGATACGATTACTATGGCGGCTATACGCTGGTAGTTACATATTAATTACAGTAATGCCCGAGTCGGCCTTTTCGACGCCTACAGCTTCAATTTTTGCTTGAAGCCTGCCGACCATATCCTTATATTCAGCTATTTTATCTTCTTTTTCAAATACTCCTGTTACCCCCAACATAGCCCCTATACCCATACCGAATATACTATTTTGCAATAGACTTTTTAGGTCAATTCTATTATTTACATCCAAGTGTTCAAAGAATGACCTAACAGCAACCGCAACTTCGTCTGAATAGCCTGAATCTCGTTTGGCGGCATCTAGAGAGCTATTAACAAGCGTTCTAAAACTTGTTGCATCGTACGCATACCTATTTTCATAATGTTTTGGTTGTGAAATTCTGTTTTCATCTCCATCACTAAAACTCGTTGATTTTCCTCCAATAATTGGAACTTCGACCGTATTACGCATCACAATAGTGTAAGCCATATGCCAATACTTATAGGCAAAGGATTTGACATCTATATCACGCTTACCGTCAACTTGTGTTACGGCGGGCTCGATACTAATTCCGGCTGCCTCCATAGCAAACCGAAAGGCCTTACCATGCGGCTCCCGTTCCCATCCATTAGCTGACTCATCTTCACCTTGGGTGGGTACAAACATATAATCGTGCAGGTCTTCACTTTTTCGGAAATAATGCCGCATACCATTTAGTAGTCTAACTGCACTATCGATGGATATTGTTGGCCTATCTCCAAGTAGTTCAACCTCAAGCATTCCCATCTCG from Candidatus Saccharibacteria bacterium includes the following:
- the gyrB gene encoding DNA topoisomerase (ATP-hydrolyzing) subunit B translates to MPKQNKTDQSYDASSIQVLEGLEPVRKRPGMYIGGTGVEGLHHLVWEIVDNSIDEALAGYADDVSVVLQADGGVTVTDNGRGMPTDIHPKTKKSTVETILTVLHAGGKFGGGGYKVSGGLHGVGSSVVNALSSKLIVRVWRGGKEFRQEYERGVPMTPLKDLGKSDHATGTQITFYPDETIFETVVIDYQTVLDRLRHAAYLTKGIKTAIEDERTGDRYSFYFEGGIQSYVKHLNEGKEPVDPEAFYVEREAGNAMVEIAIQYTESFTETVKAFANNVYNPDGGTHLTGFRAALTKVINDYARKSGLLKEKEENLSGEDTREGLTAVILVKLPDPQFEGQTKNKLGNPETRGQVEQVMTEWFGYYLEEHPAIAKKIVGKSLLAARARKAARAARDNIIRKGALEGAGLPGKLSDCATKDRSRAELFIVEGNSAGGSAKDGRNSEFQAILPLRGKVLNVERARLDKMLANNEITNLIKALGVGIGEQFDVSGLRYDRIIIMTDADVDGSHIRTLLMTLFFRHMYPIIEGGHLYAAQPPLFALSSGKKKVYAYTDEERDQMLEDMIADRKAKGVKVDKDADRIKQAGVTLQRYKGLGEMDADQLWETTMDPDNRVLVQVKVEDAEKADAIFNKLMGTEVELRKNFIQSHAKFVKDLDI